One genomic window of Aliiroseovarius sp. M344 includes the following:
- the recG gene encoding ATP-dependent DNA helicase RecG, translating to MATRPEILFPLFAELETLGGVGEKTAKALGTLGIELPRDLLFWLPHAGIDRKFRASITEVLPGDMATVEVDVVQHRPGRTKTAPYRIEVRDTLTAFELVFFHANGPWLSKKLPEGSKRVISGKVESFDGKLQIVHPDYIVSPSEAAGIPDYEPVYRLTAGITGKLITKGVGEVLTRLPILKEWIDPELKSREHWPDWNKALMAAHAPEGADDLSPQSPARRRLAYDEFFAHQLTLALARAKVRRGKGRVSVGNGDLQSKVLAALPYKPTNAQTRAVEEIAADLASGKRMNRLLQGDVGSGKTLVALLSLLIAVEAGGQGVMMAPTEILARQHLEGLRPLAEAAGVVVEILTGRDKGSERRAKLDALAKGNIHILVGTHAVFQKDVEFHDLRLAIVDEQHRFGVSQRMELGAKGQAADVLVMTATPIPRSLALAQYGDMDVSVLDQKPPGRKPIKTVLVSAGRIEEVVERLRKAIADGAQAYWVCPLVDESEVMDLTAAEERFKHLRASLGEAVVGMVHGQMPPSEKDAAMADFVAGKIKLLVATTVIEVGVDVPNASIMVIERAEHFGLAQLHQLRGRVGRGQAASTCLLMYQSPLTEGGEKRLAVMRDTEDGFVISEADLEMRGAGDVLGTAQSGLPRFWVGDLEHQAGLMAVAQKDARLLLQQDPDLTTARGNAARVLLWLMRQDEAIRLISVG from the coding sequence ATGGCAACCCGGCCCGAAATTCTGTTTCCCTTATTCGCCGAGCTTGAAACGCTGGGCGGCGTCGGAGAGAAGACTGCCAAGGCCTTGGGAACATTGGGAATAGAACTGCCGCGAGATCTGCTTTTCTGGTTGCCGCACGCAGGCATTGACCGCAAGTTTCGCGCCTCGATCACCGAAGTTCTGCCGGGCGACATGGCGACGGTCGAAGTTGACGTCGTGCAGCATCGACCGGGCCGTACCAAAACCGCACCATACCGGATCGAAGTTCGCGACACGCTCACGGCGTTCGAGCTTGTTTTTTTTCACGCAAACGGCCCGTGGCTTAGCAAGAAACTACCAGAAGGCAGTAAACGCGTCATTTCGGGTAAGGTGGAAAGTTTCGACGGGAAATTGCAGATCGTGCATCCTGATTACATCGTTTCGCCCAGTGAAGCGGCAGGTATACCGGATTATGAGCCCGTTTATCGCCTGACCGCCGGCATTACAGGGAAGTTAATTACCAAAGGCGTTGGCGAAGTTCTGACCCGGCTGCCGATCTTGAAAGAATGGATCGATCCAGAGCTTAAGTCGCGCGAACACTGGCCAGACTGGAACAAGGCGCTGATGGCAGCGCACGCGCCGGAAGGTGCAGATGATCTGTCGCCGCAATCGCCCGCACGCAGGCGGCTGGCCTATGACGAATTTTTCGCCCACCAACTGACACTTGCCTTGGCCCGCGCCAAAGTGCGACGTGGCAAAGGCCGGGTCAGCGTCGGCAATGGTGATTTGCAGTCCAAAGTGTTGGCGGCATTGCCGTATAAGCCCACCAATGCGCAGACCCGTGCGGTTGAAGAGATCGCCGCCGATCTTGCGTCGGGCAAACGGATGAACCGGCTCTTGCAGGGGGATGTGGGGTCCGGAAAAACGCTGGTCGCGCTGCTGTCGCTGTTGATTGCGGTCGAAGCGGGCGGGCAGGGTGTGATGATGGCCCCCACAGAAATACTGGCCCGGCAGCACCTTGAAGGCTTGCGCCCCTTGGCCGAAGCCGCCGGCGTCGTGGTTGAGATTCTGACCGGACGCGACAAAGGGTCCGAGCGCCGCGCCAAACTGGACGCGCTGGCCAAGGGCAACATCCACATTCTTGTTGGCACCCATGCCGTGTTTCAGAAAGACGTGGAATTTCATGACCTTCGTCTGGCGATTGTGGATGAGCAACACCGGTTTGGCGTATCGCAACGGATGGAGCTGGGGGCCAAAGGACAAGCGGCGGATGTGTTGGTGATGACGGCGACACCGATCCCGCGCAGTCTGGCGCTTGCGCAATATGGCGATATGGATGTGTCTGTGCTGGACCAGAAACCGCCGGGACGCAAACCGATCAAAACCGTGCTGGTGTCGGCGGGCCGGATCGAGGAAGTGGTGGAGCGGTTGCGCAAAGCGATTGCCGATGGTGCGCAGGCCTATTGGGTCTGTCCGCTGGTCGATGAAAGCGAGGTCATGGACCTGACCGCTGCCGAGGAACGGTTCAAACATCTGCGCGCGTCCTTGGGCGAAGCCGTCGTCGGCATGGTGCATGGACAGATGCCGCCCTCTGAAAAAGACGCAGCGATGGCCGATTTCGTTGCAGGCAAGATCAAATTGCTGGTCGCGACGACGGTGATTGAGGTGGGCGTTGATGTGCCCAATGCCTCGATCATGGTGATCGAACGGGCCGAGCATTTCGGTCTGGCGCAGTTGCATCAGCTGCGCGGTCGTGTGGGCCGCGGGCAGGCGGCGTCGACCTGTCTGTTGATGTATCAATCGCCCCTGACCGAAGGCGGCGAAAAGCGTCTTGCGGTGATGCGGGACACCGAAGATGGGTTCGTGATTTCCGAAGCCGATCTGGAAATGCGCGGCGCCGGGGATGTTCTGGGCACGGCGCAATCCGGTCTGCCGCGGTTCTGGGTCGGAGATCTGGAACATCAAGCCGGTCTGATGGCTGTGGCCCAGAAGGACGCCCGCTTGCTGCTGCAACAAGACCCGGACCTGACCACGGCACGCGGAAACGCGGCACGCGTTCTTTTATGGTTAATGCGGCAAGACGAAGCGATCCGTTTGATTTCAGTGGGTTAG
- a CDS encoding iron-sulfur cluster assembly scaffold protein translates to MSDSDLIKLYSKQILALAAAIPHLGKLDQPDGEAKARSPLCGSTVSVGVTLDDGAIADFAQNVKACALGQASAAILGNTVTGLDRETLQRGRDQLHQMLADHGPVPSAPFEGYEVIQPAREFKNRHASILLPFDATLAAIDAAQDA, encoded by the coding sequence ATGAGCGACAGCGACCTGATCAAGCTCTACTCAAAACAGATACTCGCCCTTGCCGCTGCTATCCCCCATCTTGGCAAGCTGGACCAGCCTGATGGCGAAGCCAAAGCCCGGTCCCCCCTATGTGGATCAACAGTGTCGGTCGGTGTGACCCTTGATGACGGAGCGATCGCGGATTTTGCTCAGAATGTGAAAGCGTGCGCACTTGGCCAGGCGTCGGCCGCGATTCTTGGAAATACTGTTACTGGGCTCGATCGTGAAACACTGCAACGCGGCCGCGATCAGTTGCATCAGATGCTGGCAGACCATGGCCCAGTCCCGTCGGCACCTTTCGAGGGGTATGAGGTGATCCAACCCGCTCGCGAGTTCAAGAACCGGCACGCGTCGATCCTGTTGCCATTCGACGCCACCCTTGCCGCGATCGACGCCGCGCAAGACGCCTGA
- the hisI gene encoding phosphoribosyl-AMP cyclohydrolase codes for MKFDVSALKYDDKGLIPAIAQDAETGEVLMMAWMNAEAVQRTLDSGRVTYWSRSRQSFWVKGESSGHVQALVEFRFDCDRDCVLVQVRQTGPACHTNRRSCFYTAVRDGYEAELMAPMI; via the coding sequence ATGAAATTCGACGTTTCGGCTTTGAAATACGATGACAAGGGTCTAATCCCGGCGATTGCGCAGGATGCAGAGACCGGCGAGGTGCTGATGATGGCCTGGATGAATGCCGAGGCTGTGCAGCGCACGCTGGACAGCGGCCGGGTTACCTATTGGTCCCGCTCACGTCAGAGCTTTTGGGTGAAGGGCGAAAGCTCGGGCCATGTGCAGGCGCTTGTTGAGTTTCGCTTCGATTGTGACCGCGATTGCGTGTTGGTTCAGGTCAGGCAAACCGGTCCGGCTTGTCATACCAATCGGCGCAGTTGTTTTTACACGGCGGTGCGGGACGGGTATGAAGCCGAATTGATGGCGCCCATGATCTAA
- the gluQRS gene encoding tRNA glutamyl-Q(34) synthetase GluQRS, whose protein sequence is MSKFITRFAPSPTGPLHLGHAYSAMLAYDMAKAADGQFHLRIEDTDIDRCRPEWEALIYEDMHWLGLTWEPRVLRQSEHLSAYQNHLMSLADRGLVYPCSCSRSDIRAALSAPQEGVTPPDVYPGTCRHRPMSDRKPGDALRLDLTKALDQVGLLTFAETGAAHRGTHEVDPKFLTREIGDAVLGRKEIETVSYVLAAVIDDAAQSMTHIIRGEDLYQITYLQVLLQALLNLPTPVYHHHRLIRDDDGKRLAKRDDARAISTYRAEGKSPEDIRKLVGL, encoded by the coding sequence ATGTCTAAGTTTATTACACGATTTGCGCCCAGCCCAACCGGCCCTTTGCATCTGGGCCATGCCTATTCGGCAATGTTGGCCTATGATATGGCGAAAGCAGCCGATGGTCAGTTTCACCTTCGTATTGAAGACACGGACATTGACCGCTGCCGCCCCGAATGGGAGGCGTTGATCTATGAGGATATGCACTGGCTGGGCCTGACATGGGAACCCAGGGTGCTCCGCCAGTCTGAACATCTGTCCGCCTATCAGAACCATTTGATGTCGCTCGCGGATCGTGGACTGGTCTATCCCTGTTCCTGCTCGCGCAGCGACATTCGCGCCGCCCTTTCTGCGCCGCAAGAAGGCGTGACGCCGCCCGATGTGTATCCCGGAACCTGTCGCCATCGCCCAATGTCAGACCGAAAACCGGGCGATGCGCTGCGCTTGGATTTGACGAAAGCTCTAGACCAGGTCGGTCTTCTCACTTTTGCGGAAACGGGGGCAGCGCATCGTGGCACCCACGAAGTTGATCCAAAATTTTTGACCCGCGAAATCGGAGACGCCGTTCTGGGCCGTAAGGAGATCGAAACGGTTTCCTACGTGTTGGCCGCTGTCATCGACGACGCCGCTCAAAGCATGACCCATATCATCCGGGGCGAGGATCTTTATCAGATCACATACCTGCAGGTGCTGTTACAAGCGTTGCTCAACCTCCCAACGCCAGTCTACCACCATCACCGGCTGATCCGGGATGACGATGGCAAGCGACTGGCCAAACGCGACGATGCCCGCGCCATCTCAACCTACCGCGCCGAAGGCAAATCGCCTGAAGATATCCGAAAGTTGGTTGGGCTTTGA
- the trmFO gene encoding methylenetetrahydrofolate--tRNA-(uracil(54)-C(5))-methyltransferase (FADH(2)-oxidizing) TrmFO, translated as MTDKTLHIVGGGMAGSEAAWQAAHMGVDVVLHEMRPAVETFAHQSGDFAEMVCSNSFRSDDDEQNAVGLLHWEMRQAGGLIMSSADKHRLPAGGALAVDREAFAQHVTARLRALPNISVEYGEVTELPTDGTWVFATGPLTSPALGEAIARETGTDRLAFFDAIAPIVYADSIDMDVVWAQSRYDKGETEEEQKAYLNCPMTKVQYEAFIDALLAADKTEFHDGETATYFDGCLPIEVMAERGRETLRFGPMKPVGLTNAHKPEDKPYAVVQLRRDNALGTLFNIVGFQTKMRYGAQADVFKSIPGLENASFARLGGIHRNTFMNSPTLLDDQMRLKSRPNLRFAGQVTGVEGYVESAAMGLLAGRLAAAEILGRDVPTAPQNTAMGALIHHITGGAEAKTFQPMNVNFGLFQPVDGLKAGRRGRKDRYKAYTDRAKLEWTGWLANFA; from the coding sequence ATGACTGACAAGACTTTACATATCGTTGGCGGCGGCATGGCCGGTTCAGAAGCCGCATGGCAAGCGGCGCATATGGGCGTTGACGTTGTGCTGCATGAAATGCGCCCTGCCGTTGAAACATTCGCCCACCAATCCGGCGATTTTGCAGAAATGGTGTGCTCAAACTCGTTTCGTTCGGATGATGACGAGCAAAACGCGGTGGGCCTTCTGCATTGGGAAATGCGACAGGCCGGCGGCTTGATCATGTCGAGTGCGGATAAACACCGTTTGCCCGCCGGTGGCGCATTGGCTGTGGACCGCGAGGCCTTCGCCCAACACGTCACCGCAAGACTGCGCGCTCTGCCGAATATCAGTGTCGAATATGGCGAAGTCACCGAGCTGCCAACGGACGGCACCTGGGTCTTTGCCACCGGGCCCCTGACCTCACCCGCCCTTGGTGAAGCGATTGCGCGTGAGACCGGCACCGATCGCCTCGCATTCTTTGACGCCATCGCCCCCATCGTTTACGCCGACAGCATCGACATGGATGTGGTCTGGGCGCAGTCACGCTATGACAAAGGCGAGACCGAGGAAGAGCAAAAGGCTTATCTCAATTGCCCCATGACCAAAGTTCAGTACGAAGCGTTCATCGACGCGCTACTGGCTGCCGACAAGACCGAGTTCCACGACGGTGAAACGGCCACTTATTTCGATGGATGCCTTCCGATCGAGGTCATGGCGGAACGCGGCCGTGAAACGCTGCGCTTTGGTCCAATGAAACCCGTTGGTCTGACGAACGCGCATAAGCCTGAAGATAAACCTTATGCCGTAGTCCAATTGCGTCGCGACAATGCACTGGGCACGCTGTTCAACATTGTCGGCTTCCAAACCAAGATGAGATACGGCGCACAAGCCGATGTTTTCAAATCAATTCCCGGATTAGAGAATGCCTCATTTGCCCGGCTGGGCGGTATCCATCGCAACACATTCATGAATTCTCCGACGCTTCTGGACGACCAAATGCGCCTGAAATCGCGCCCCAACCTGCGGTTTGCAGGTCAGGTCACTGGCGTTGAAGGATATGTGGAGAGTGCAGCGATGGGGTTGCTGGCCGGTCGTCTCGCTGCGGCAGAAATCCTTGGCCGCGACGTACCAACAGCGCCTCAAAACACCGCCATGGGGGCTCTGATCCACCACATCACCGGCGGCGCCGAGGCGAAAACCTTCCAGCCAATGAATGTGAATTTCGGCCTGTTCCAACCCGTAGATGGGCTGAAAGCAGGGCGTCGCGGGCGTAAGGATCGCTACAAGGCCTATACCGATCGCGCTAAACTCGAATGGACCGGTTGGCTTGCGAATTTTGCATAA
- a CDS encoding VOC family protein: MPNRLALVAFLTDDYDRAITWFRDVLRFVLLEDTDMDSDKRWVRMAPHKDAETAILIARAVGAQAQAIGNQAGGRVGHFLVTDNFADMHAHMLSHGVHFREAPRHEAYGVVAVFEDLHGNPWDLIEHKNPT, from the coding sequence ATGCCAAATAGGCTCGCCCTCGTTGCCTTTCTGACCGATGACTACGACCGCGCCATTACGTGGTTTCGCGATGTCCTGCGCTTTGTTCTGCTCGAAGACACAGACATGGACAGTGACAAGCGTTGGGTGCGCATGGCTCCCCATAAAGACGCTGAAACGGCCATTCTGATCGCGCGCGCGGTAGGTGCTCAGGCGCAAGCTATCGGCAATCAGGCCGGTGGTCGTGTCGGTCATTTCTTGGTCACCGATAACTTCGCCGACATGCACGCGCATATGCTTTCCCACGGCGTTCATTTCCGCGAAGCACCCCGTCACGAAGCCTATGGAGTGGTCGCGGTTTTCGAGGATTTGCACGGCAATCCGTGGGATCTGATTGAACACAAAAACCCGACCTGA
- the gyrA gene encoding DNA gyrase subunit A, with protein sequence MTDTPEVPENEGEMPPERPVYDGPQISIEEEMKASYLDYAMSVIVSRAIPDLRDGLKPVHRRILYAMYGTGNTHDKPYRKSARPVGDTMGKYHPHGDSAIYDALVRMAQPFSMSLPLLDGQGNFGSMDGDNAAAMRYTEVRMDKPAASLLADIEKDTVNFQDNYDGKDLEPTVLPARFPNMLVNGAGGIAVGMATNIPPHNLGEVVDATLALIENPDLSSEDLMEYVPGPDFPTGGIMLGRSGARKAYLEGRGSVIMRAKTRIEEIRKDRYAIVLDEIPYQVNKATMIEKIADLVREKKIEGISAVQDESDRIGVRVVVELKRDATAEVVLNQLFRYTPMQTSFGCNMLALNGGRPEQLTLRDFLKYFITFREEVVTRRTAYELRKARERSHVLCGLAVAVTNVDEVVATIRGSADPADARAKLMERRWPAHDIAEYIKLIDDPTHKMNEDGTYNLSETQARAILELRLQRLTAMGVKEVTDELQELAAKIRDYLDILRSRERIMSIISDELREVREAFAVPRRTEIVDWSGDMDDEDLIEREDMVVTITASGWAKRTPLADFRAQKRGGKGLSGMQTKDEDAITTLFVANTHTQLLFFTDDGMAYKLKTWLLPQGGRTAKGKPLVNILPIPTGVSIAAILPVDRDEKDWDDLQIIFATSKGSVRRNRLSDFTNVMRNGKIAMKFEGDDEGTRLINARICDENDDVMLVTKSGRAIRFPVTDARVFNSRASTGVRGIKLVNAGDEVVSASVIRHFEATPDERTAFIKRFRSELGNDASDDESGEEISGDLPEDRYQEMLEANDLLVTINKPGIGNLTSSHDYRVSGRGGQGVGAMKGGDIVACFPVELEDQIMLATSKGQSIRCPVEGISFRSRSAGGVKVFNTGKGEEVVSVARIVESSEDEDNGEVSE encoded by the coding sequence GTGACAGACACCCCAGAAGTACCTGAGAACGAAGGCGAAATGCCGCCTGAACGGCCCGTTTATGATGGCCCTCAAATCTCTATCGAAGAGGAGATGAAAGCCTCCTATCTCGATTATGCGATGAGCGTGATCGTCAGCCGGGCAATCCCCGACCTCAGGGATGGCTTGAAACCGGTTCACCGGCGCATCCTCTATGCCATGTATGGCACGGGCAACACACATGACAAACCGTATCGCAAGTCGGCGCGTCCGGTTGGCGACACGATGGGTAAATATCACCCGCATGGCGACAGCGCGATCTATGACGCGCTGGTGCGTATGGCGCAGCCGTTTTCCATGTCTCTGCCGCTTCTGGATGGTCAGGGTAACTTCGGGTCGATGGACGGCGATAACGCTGCCGCCATGCGATACACCGAAGTGCGGATGGACAAGCCCGCAGCGTCCCTGCTGGCAGATATTGAAAAAGACACCGTCAATTTCCAGGACAATTATGACGGCAAAGACCTTGAACCGACCGTCCTGCCCGCCCGTTTTCCCAACATGCTGGTCAACGGCGCTGGCGGCATCGCGGTGGGGATGGCGACGAACATTCCGCCGCATAATCTGGGCGAAGTTGTGGATGCCACACTTGCGTTGATTGAAAACCCTGACCTCAGTTCGGAAGACCTGATGGAATACGTCCCCGGTCCCGATTTTCCCACCGGGGGGATCATGTTGGGCCGGTCTGGCGCGCGCAAAGCCTATCTTGAAGGACGTGGCAGCGTCATCATGCGCGCCAAAACGCGGATCGAGGAAATTCGTAAAGACCGCTATGCTATCGTGCTGGACGAGATCCCCTACCAGGTGAACAAGGCCACGATGATCGAAAAGATCGCGGATCTTGTGCGCGAAAAGAAGATCGAGGGTATTTCGGCTGTGCAGGATGAAAGCGACCGGATCGGTGTCCGTGTCGTCGTCGAACTGAAACGTGATGCCACCGCCGAGGTCGTTCTGAACCAGTTGTTCCGCTATACCCCGATGCAAACCTCGTTCGGGTGCAACATGCTGGCCCTGAACGGTGGGCGGCCCGAGCAACTGACGTTGCGCGATTTTCTGAAGTATTTCATCACCTTCCGCGAAGAGGTTGTCACTCGCCGAACCGCCTATGAACTGCGCAAAGCCCGTGAACGCAGCCATGTTTTGTGTGGTCTGGCCGTCGCCGTGACAAATGTCGACGAAGTGGTCGCCACCATCCGCGGATCAGCCGATCCGGCGGATGCGCGCGCCAAGTTGATGGAACGTCGTTGGCCCGCCCATGACATCGCTGAATACATCAAATTGATCGACGATCCGACCCATAAGATGAACGAGGATGGCACCTATAACCTGTCTGAAACGCAGGCCCGCGCGATCCTAGAACTCCGCCTGCAACGCCTGACGGCCATGGGTGTGAAGGAAGTCACTGACGAACTTCAAGAACTTGCCGCAAAGATCAGAGATTACTTGGATATTCTTCGTTCACGCGAACGGATTATGTCGATTATTTCGGACGAACTGCGTGAAGTAAGAGAGGCATTCGCCGTGCCGCGTCGCACCGAGATCGTCGACTGGTCCGGCGACATGGACGATGAAGACCTGATCGAGCGTGAGGACATGGTTGTCACGATCACCGCCTCCGGCTGGGCCAAGCGTACGCCGCTTGCCGATTTCCGGGCACAAAAGCGTGGCGGCAAAGGTCTCTCCGGCATGCAAACCAAGGACGAAGACGCGATTACCACGCTGTTTGTGGCCAATACGCACACCCAGCTTTTGTTCTTCACCGATGACGGAATGGCCTACAAGTTGAAGACTTGGCTGCTGCCGCAAGGCGGACGCACGGCCAAGGGCAAACCGCTGGTTAACATTCTGCCAATCCCGACCGGTGTTTCGATCGCGGCCATTTTGCCGGTTGATCGGGACGAAAAAGACTGGGACGATCTTCAGATCATCTTTGCGACGTCCAAAGGCTCTGTGCGCCGCAACCGCTTGTCCGATTTCACCAATGTTATGCGCAACGGTAAAATTGCGATGAAGTTCGAGGGTGATGACGAGGGTACTCGCCTGATCAATGCGCGCATCTGCGACGAGAATGATGATGTGATGCTGGTCACCAAATCCGGCCGCGCCATCCGCTTCCCCGTCACCGACGCCCGTGTGTTCAACTCGCGCGCATCCACCGGTGTGCGGGGGATCAAACTGGTCAATGCCGGGGACGAGGTTGTATCGGCTTCGGTTATCCGCCATTTCGAAGCCACCCCGGACGAACGCACCGCCTTTATTAAACGGTTCCGTTCTGAACTGGGCAATGATGCGTCGGACGATGAGAGCGGTGAGGAAATTTCTGGCGATCTGCCCGAAGACCGCTATCAAGAAATGCTCGAGGCCAACGATCTGCTTGTCACGATCAACAAGCCAGGGATCGGCAATCTGACATCCAGCCATGACTATCGTGTCAGTGGGCGCGGCGGTCAGGGTGTTGGTGCCATGAAGGGCGGCGACATCGTGGCTTGCTTCCCGGTTGAACTGGAAGATCAGATCATGCTTGCCACATCAAAAGGCCAATCGATCCGCTGCCCGGTTGAGGGGATCAGCTTCCGGTCACGCAGCGCTGGCGGCGTAAAGGTGTTCAACACCGGCAAGGGCGAAGAAGTCGTCTCGGTCGCACGGATCGTGGAAAGTTCGGAAGATGAGGATAACGGCGAGGTAAGCGAATGA
- the ctaA gene encoding heme A synthase — protein MSKPRSIFEEVGDKSSVQQDGPKTGAIERGSGGGAARGAVRVWLLLLFALVAAMVVVGGLTRLTDSGLSITEWAPFTGAMPPMNDADWAVEFEKYQQIPEFKLQNSGMDLAAFKSIYWWEWGHRQLGRFIGLVWAIGFFGFLAARKIPNGWTGRLLLLGALGGLQGAIGWWMVSSGLSGERVDVASYRLAVHLGLAFVILGLIAWYILLLGRKEASLMAARRNREAKLFGMGTGLMHLALLQILLGALVAGIDAGRSFVDWPWMAGQIFPPEAFDLSPVWRNFFENAGLVQFMHRMTGYLLVVFAIVVWRVSRRSGNQMVRAGFTFATLMVMGQAVLGIVTVLHASPLHVAITHQVGAILVWVLILNARFLAGYPTEQSIRT, from the coding sequence ATGTCCAAACCCCGCAGCATCTTTGAAGAGGTCGGCGACAAATCCAGCGTGCAGCAAGACGGTCCAAAAACCGGTGCGATTGAGCGCGGATCGGGTGGCGGTGCGGCCCGCGGTGCTGTCCGCGTCTGGCTTTTGCTGTTGTTTGCTTTGGTGGCCGCGATGGTGGTTGTGGGCGGCCTGACCCGTTTGACGGATTCAGGCCTGTCGATCACCGAATGGGCGCCGTTCACCGGGGCGATGCCGCCAATGAACGACGCCGATTGGGCGGTGGAGTTCGAGAAATATCAGCAAATCCCCGAATTTAAGCTGCAAAACAGCGGGATGGACCTTGCCGCCTTCAAATCGATCTATTGGTGGGAATGGGGTCATCGTCAGCTTGGCCGGTTCATCGGGCTGGTCTGGGCCATCGGGTTCTTCGGCTTTTTGGCCGCGCGCAAGATCCCCAACGGCTGGACGGGGCGCTTGCTTCTGTTAGGCGCACTTGGAGGTTTGCAAGGGGCAATCGGCTGGTGGATGGTGTCTTCCGGCCTGTCGGGCGAGCGCGTCGATGTCGCGTCCTATCGCCTTGCGGTTCATCTTGGTCTGGCCTTTGTCATACTGGGCCTGATCGCATGGTATATCCTGTTGCTGGGACGAAAAGAGGCCAGCCTGATGGCCGCGCGCCGCAACCGTGAGGCAAAGCTTTTTGGTATGGGCACCGGCCTGATGCATCTGGCGTTGTTGCAAATCCTTTTGGGCGCGTTGGTTGCCGGCATCGACGCGGGGCGGTCCTTTGTTGACTGGCCGTGGATGGCGGGACAGATTTTCCCGCCCGAGGCCTTTGACCTGTCCCCGGTCTGGCGCAACTTTTTTGAGAATGCGGGCCTTGTGCAATTCATGCACCGGATGACCGGCTATCTGCTGGTTGTGTTCGCGATTGTCGTCTGGCGGGTGTCGCGCCGGTCGGGCAACCAGATGGTGCGTGCGGGGTTCACATTTGCAACCCTGATGGTCATGGGGCAAGCCGTTCTAGGCATCGTCACTGTCCTTCATGCCTCGCCATTGCATGTGGCGATTACCCACCAAGTCGGCGCTATTCTGGTGTGGGTGCTGATCTTGAACGCCCGCTTCTTGGCAGGTTATCCCACCGAACAATCCATCCGAACCTGA